From a region of the Pan paniscus chromosome 19, NHGRI_mPanPan1-v2.0_pri, whole genome shotgun sequence genome:
- the KIF19 gene encoding kinesin-like protein KIF19 isoform X3: MKDSGDSKDQQLMVALRVRPISVAELEEGATLIAHKVDEQMVVLMDPVEDPDDILRAHRSREKSYLFDVAFDFTATQEMVYQATTKSLIEGVISGYNATVFAYGPTGCGKTYTMLGTDQEPGIYVRTLNDLFRAIEETSNDMEYEVSMSYLEIMQLLMKGNRQRTQEPTAANQTSSRSHAVLQVAVRQRSRVKNILQEVRQGRLFMIDLAGSERASQTQNRGQRMKEGAHINRSLLALGNCINALSDKGSNKYINYRDSKLTRLLKVPATAGPGHWAPRDSLGGNSRTVMIAHISPASSAFEESRNTLTYAGRAKNIKTRVKQNLLNVSYHIAQYTSIIADLRGEIQRLKCKIDEQTGRGQARGRQDRGDIRHIQAEVQLHSGQGEKAGMGQLREQLASAFQEQMDVRRRLLELENRAMEVQIDTSRHLLTIAGWKHEKSRRALKWREEQRKECYAKDDSEKDSDTGDDQPDILEPPEVAAARDSIAALVGEQKQLRKQKLALEQRCRELRARGRRLEETLPRRIGSEEQREVLSLLCRVHELEVENTEMQSRALLRDGALRHRHEAVRRLEQHRSLCDEIIQGQRQIIDDYNLAVPQRLEELYEVYLRELEEGSLEQATIMDQVASRALQDSSLPKITPAGTSLTPDSDLESVKTLSSDAQHLQNSALPPLSTESEGHHVFKAGTGAWQAKSSSVPTPPPIQLGSLVMQEAPAQDSLGSWINSSPDSSENLSEIPLSHKERKEILTGTKCIWVKAARRRSRALGTEGRHLLAPATERSSLSLHSLSEGDDARPPGPLACKRPPSPTLQHAASEDNLSSSTGEAPSRAVGHHGDGPRPWLRGQKKSLGKKREESLEAKRRKRRSRSFEVTGQGLSHPKTHLLGPHQAEHISDHRMPVCRHPAPGIRHLGKVTLPLAKVKLPPSQNTGLGDSSPLAVPPNPGGGSRRATRGPRLPHGTSTHGKDGCSRHN, from the exons ATGGTGGTTCTTATGGACCCAGTGGAGGATCCCGACGACATCCTGCGGGCGCATCGCTCCCGGGAGAAGTCCTACCTGTTCGACGTGGCCTTTGACTTCACCGCCACCCAG GAGATGGTGTATCAGGCCACCACCAAGAGCCTCATCGAGGGCGTCATCTCAGGCTACAATGCCACTGTCTTTGCCTATGGCCCCACAG GCTGTGGGAAAACCTACACCATGCTGGGCACAGACCAGGAGCCTGGCATCTATGTTCGGACCCTCAATGACCTCTTCCGTGCCATCGAGGAGACCAGCAATGACATGGAGTATGAGGTCTCCATGTCCTACCTGGAG aTCATGCAGCTGCTGATGAAGGGGAACCGGCAGAGGACCCAGGAGCCCACGGCCGCCAACCAGACGTCGTCCCGCTCCCACGCAGTGCTGCAGGTGGCCGTGCGCCAGCGCAGCCGGGTCAAGAACATCTTGCAGGAGGTGCGGCAGGGCCGCCTGTTCATGATCGACCTGGCTGGCTCAGAGCGTGCCTCCCAG ACACAGAATCGTGGGCAGCGTATGAAGGAGGGGGCCCACATCAACCGCTCGCTGCTGGCACTGGGCAACTGCATCAACGCCCTGAGCGACAAGGGTAGCAACAAGTACATCAACTATCGCGACAGCAAGCTCACCCGGCTCCTGAAGGTACCAGCCACAGCTGGGCCTGGGCACTGGGCACCAAGG GACTCTCTGGGAGGAAACAGCCGCACAGTGATGATCGCTCACATCAGTCCTGCGAGCAGTGCCTTCGAGGAGTCCCGGAACACCCTGACCTATGCCGGCCGGGCCAAGAACATCAAGACTAGG GTGAAGCAGAACCTCCTGAACGTCTCCTACCACATCGCACAGTACACCAGCATCATCGCTGACCTGCGGGGTGAGATCCAGCGACTCAAGTGCAAGATTGATGAGCAGACTGGGCGGGGCCAGGCCCGGGGCCGGCAGGATCGGGGTGACATCCGCCACATCCAAG CTGAGGTCCAGCTGCACAGCGGGCAGGGTGAGAAGGCTGGCATGGGACAGCTTCGGGAGCAGCTCGCCAGCGCCTTCCAGGAGCAGATGGATGTGCGGAGGCGCCTGCTGGAGCTGGAGAACCGCGCCATGGAGGTCCAGATTGACACCTCCCGACACCTGCTCACCATCGCCGG CTGGAAGCATGAGAAGTCCCGCCGGGCCCTCAAATGGCGGGAGGAGCAGCGAAAGGAGTGCTACGCTAAGGACGACAGCGAGAAGGACTCAGACACAGGCGATGACCAACCAGACATCCTGGAGCCACCCGAGGTGGCCGCAGCCCGGGACAGCATTGCAGCCCTGGTGGGCGAGCAGAAGCAACTGCGCAAGCAGAAG CTGGCGCTGGAGCAGCGCTGCCGGGAGCTGCGTGCGCGGGGCCGGCGCCTGGAGGAGACGCTGCCGCGGCGCATCGGCTCCGAGGAGCAGCGCGAGGTGCTCAGCCTGCTGTGCCGCGTGCACGAGCTCGAGGTGGAGAACACCGAGATGCAGTCGCGCGCGCTGCTCCGCGACGGTGCGCTCCGCCACCGCCACGAGGCCGTGCGCCGCCTGGAGCAGCACCGCAGTCTCTGCGACGAGATTATCCAGGGCCAGCGGCAGATCATCGACG ACTACAACCTGGCCGTCCCGCAGCGCCTGGAAGAGCTCTACGAAGTCTACCTGCGGGAGCTGGAGGAGGGCAGCCTGGAGCAGGCCACCATCATGGACCAAGTGGCCTCCAGGGCCCTGCAG gacAGCTCCTTGCCCAAAATTACCCCAGCAGGAACCTCACTGACCCCAGATTCTGACCTGGAGAGTGTGAAGACATTGAGCTCTGATGCCCAGCACCTGCAGAACAGCgccctccctcccctcagcaCAGAGAG TGAAGGCCACCACGTGTTCAAGGCTGGTACTGGGGCCTGGCAGGCAAAAAGCTCCTCTGtgcccaccccacctcccatCCAGCTCGGCAGCCTGGTGATGCAGGAG GCCCCGGCTCAGGACAGCCTGGGCAGCTGGATCAACTCTTCCCCTGACAGCAGTGAGAACCTGTCGGAGATCCCCTTGTCCCACAAAG AGAGGAAGGAGATCCTGACTGGCACCAAGTGCATCTGGGTGAAGGCCGCCCGGCGGCGCTCGCGGGCCCTGGGAACCGAGGGGCGACACCTGCTGGCACCCGCGACAGAGCGCAGCAGCCTGTCCCTGCACTCACTGAGCGAGGGCGACGATGCGCGGCCACCAGGCCCACTGGCCTGCAAGCGGCCGCCCAGCCCCACACTGCAGCATGCTGCCAGTGAGGACAACCTGTCCAGCAGCACGGGCGAGGCCCCGTCCCGGGCAGTCGGACATCATGGGGACGGCCCCAGGCCCTGGCTGCGTGGCCAGAAGAAAAGCCTGGGCAAGAAAAGGGAGGAGTCGCTGGAGGCAAAGAGAAGGAAGCGGAGGTCCCGATCCTTCGAGGTCACCGGGCAAGGG CTCTCCCACCCCAAGACACACCTCCTGGGGCCCCATCAGGCGGAGCACATCTCGGACCACAGGATGCCAGTGTGCAGGCACCCAGCCCCTGGTATCCGGCATCTGGGAAAGGTCACGCTACCTTTGGCCAAAGTCAAACTCCCTCCAAGCCAGAACACGG GCCTGGGGGACTCCTCACCCCTGGCTGTTCCCCCCAACCCAGGTGGTGGTTCTCGACGGGCTACCCGTGGGCCCCGTCTGCCCCACGGCACAAGCACCCATGGCAAAGATGGATGCTCCCGGCATAACTGA
- the KIF19 gene encoding kinesin-like protein KIF19 isoform X5: MKDSGDSKDQQLMVALRVRPISVAELEEGATLIAHKVDEQMVVLMDPVEDPDDILRAHRSREKSYLFDVAFDFTATQEMVYQATTKSLIEGVISGYNATVFAYGPTGCGKTYTMLGTDQEPGIYVRTLNDLFRAIEETSNDMEYEVSMSYLEIYNEMIRDLLNPSLGYLELREDARGVIQVAGITEVSTINAKEIMQLLMKGNRQRTQEPTAANQTSSRSHAVLQVAVRQRSRVKNILQEVRQGRLFMIDLAGSERASQVKQNLLNVSYHIAQYTSIIADLRGEIQRLKCKIDEQTGRGQARGRQDRGDIRHIQAEVQLHSGQGEKAGMGQLREQLASAFQEQMDVRRRLLELENRAMEVQIDTSRHLLTIAGWKHEKSRRALKWREEQRKECYAKDDSEKDSDTGDDQPDILEPPEVAAARDSIAALVGEQKQLRKQKLALEQRCRELRARGRRLEETLPRRIGSEEQREVLSLLCRVHELEVENTEMQSRALLRDGALRHRHEAVRRLEQHRSLCDEIIQGQRQIIDDYNLAVPQRLEELYEVYLRELEEGSLEQATIMDQVASRALQDSSLPKITPAGTSLTPDSDLESVKTLSSDAQHLQNSALPPLSTESEGHHVFKAGTGAWQAKSSSVPTPPPIQLGSLVMQEAPAQDSLGSWINSSPDSSENLSEIPLSHKERKEILTGTKCIWVKAARRRSRALGTEGRHLLAPATERSSLSLHSLSEGDDARPPGPLACKRPPSPTLQHAASEDNLSSSTGEAPSRAVGHHGDGPRPWLRGQKKSLGKKREESLEAKRRKRRSRSFEVTGQGLSHPKTHLLGPHQAEHISDHRMPVCRHPAPGIRHLGKVTLPLAKVKLPPSQNTGLGDSSPLAVPPNPGGGSRRATRGPRLPHGTSTHGKDGCSRHN; the protein is encoded by the exons ATGGTGGTTCTTATGGACCCAGTGGAGGATCCCGACGACATCCTGCGGGCGCATCGCTCCCGGGAGAAGTCCTACCTGTTCGACGTGGCCTTTGACTTCACCGCCACCCAG GAGATGGTGTATCAGGCCACCACCAAGAGCCTCATCGAGGGCGTCATCTCAGGCTACAATGCCACTGTCTTTGCCTATGGCCCCACAG GCTGTGGGAAAACCTACACCATGCTGGGCACAGACCAGGAGCCTGGCATCTATGTTCGGACCCTCAATGACCTCTTCCGTGCCATCGAGGAGACCAGCAATGACATGGAGTATGAGGTCTCCATGTCCTACCTGGAG ATCTACAATGAGATGATCCGGGACCTGCTGAACCCCTCCCTGGGCTACCTGGAGCTGCGGGAGGACGCTAGGGGGGTGATCCAGGTGGCCGGCATCACCGAAGTCTCCACCATCAATGCCAAGGAG aTCATGCAGCTGCTGATGAAGGGGAACCGGCAGAGGACCCAGGAGCCCACGGCCGCCAACCAGACGTCGTCCCGCTCCCACGCAGTGCTGCAGGTGGCCGTGCGCCAGCGCAGCCGGGTCAAGAACATCTTGCAGGAGGTGCGGCAGGGCCGCCTGTTCATGATCGACCTGGCTGGCTCAGAGCGTGCCTCCCAG GTGAAGCAGAACCTCCTGAACGTCTCCTACCACATCGCACAGTACACCAGCATCATCGCTGACCTGCGGGGTGAGATCCAGCGACTCAAGTGCAAGATTGATGAGCAGACTGGGCGGGGCCAGGCCCGGGGCCGGCAGGATCGGGGTGACATCCGCCACATCCAAG CTGAGGTCCAGCTGCACAGCGGGCAGGGTGAGAAGGCTGGCATGGGACAGCTTCGGGAGCAGCTCGCCAGCGCCTTCCAGGAGCAGATGGATGTGCGGAGGCGCCTGCTGGAGCTGGAGAACCGCGCCATGGAGGTCCAGATTGACACCTCCCGACACCTGCTCACCATCGCCGG CTGGAAGCATGAGAAGTCCCGCCGGGCCCTCAAATGGCGGGAGGAGCAGCGAAAGGAGTGCTACGCTAAGGACGACAGCGAGAAGGACTCAGACACAGGCGATGACCAACCAGACATCCTGGAGCCACCCGAGGTGGCCGCAGCCCGGGACAGCATTGCAGCCCTGGTGGGCGAGCAGAAGCAACTGCGCAAGCAGAAG CTGGCGCTGGAGCAGCGCTGCCGGGAGCTGCGTGCGCGGGGCCGGCGCCTGGAGGAGACGCTGCCGCGGCGCATCGGCTCCGAGGAGCAGCGCGAGGTGCTCAGCCTGCTGTGCCGCGTGCACGAGCTCGAGGTGGAGAACACCGAGATGCAGTCGCGCGCGCTGCTCCGCGACGGTGCGCTCCGCCACCGCCACGAGGCCGTGCGCCGCCTGGAGCAGCACCGCAGTCTCTGCGACGAGATTATCCAGGGCCAGCGGCAGATCATCGACG ACTACAACCTGGCCGTCCCGCAGCGCCTGGAAGAGCTCTACGAAGTCTACCTGCGGGAGCTGGAGGAGGGCAGCCTGGAGCAGGCCACCATCATGGACCAAGTGGCCTCCAGGGCCCTGCAG gacAGCTCCTTGCCCAAAATTACCCCAGCAGGAACCTCACTGACCCCAGATTCTGACCTGGAGAGTGTGAAGACATTGAGCTCTGATGCCCAGCACCTGCAGAACAGCgccctccctcccctcagcaCAGAGAG TGAAGGCCACCACGTGTTCAAGGCTGGTACTGGGGCCTGGCAGGCAAAAAGCTCCTCTGtgcccaccccacctcccatCCAGCTCGGCAGCCTGGTGATGCAGGAG GCCCCGGCTCAGGACAGCCTGGGCAGCTGGATCAACTCTTCCCCTGACAGCAGTGAGAACCTGTCGGAGATCCCCTTGTCCCACAAAG AGAGGAAGGAGATCCTGACTGGCACCAAGTGCATCTGGGTGAAGGCCGCCCGGCGGCGCTCGCGGGCCCTGGGAACCGAGGGGCGACACCTGCTGGCACCCGCGACAGAGCGCAGCAGCCTGTCCCTGCACTCACTGAGCGAGGGCGACGATGCGCGGCCACCAGGCCCACTGGCCTGCAAGCGGCCGCCCAGCCCCACACTGCAGCATGCTGCCAGTGAGGACAACCTGTCCAGCAGCACGGGCGAGGCCCCGTCCCGGGCAGTCGGACATCATGGGGACGGCCCCAGGCCCTGGCTGCGTGGCCAGAAGAAAAGCCTGGGCAAGAAAAGGGAGGAGTCGCTGGAGGCAAAGAGAAGGAAGCGGAGGTCCCGATCCTTCGAGGTCACCGGGCAAGGG CTCTCCCACCCCAAGACACACCTCCTGGGGCCCCATCAGGCGGAGCACATCTCGGACCACAGGATGCCAGTGTGCAGGCACCCAGCCCCTGGTATCCGGCATCTGGGAAAGGTCACGCTACCTTTGGCCAAAGTCAAACTCCCTCCAAGCCAGAACACGG GCCTGGGGGACTCCTCACCCCTGGCTGTTCCCCCCAACCCAGGTGGTGGTTCTCGACGGGCTACCCGTGGGCCCCGTCTGCCCCACGGCACAAGCACCCATGGCAAAGATGGATGCTCCCGGCATAACTGA